The Aristophania vespae genome contains a region encoding:
- a CDS encoding flagellar motor protein MotB, translating to MPNKKNSPTIIIRRDAEEEASSHGGAWKIAYADFMTAMMTFFLLMWLLSITTDEQRHGIAKFFNPMADKMGAPSAFIHASPKASPVPSKNSAPIIPNESKDAVSPEAGMKKPALIPPMILPEESNDISQGIKAHIPPRVPAIIPLGGPKSGGAEHVGRIGQSSENYEGEAFKEDNNIKERIAGLKNSLQKEPKLAPLQDNLTFQVGSDEIRVEMRDTNQKSMFDKGAVVPNKYGVSLLTEIAKWLSTLPENISIIGETDSQPYRKVKRKTGILSNWTLSEIRADKAREVLVKAGYPDRKIVSVIGRADRNLAIPDKPESPGNRRIVLVIHRRKPLPVSFLSTEKTQSSVDLQNTHPQ from the coding sequence ATGCCGAATAAAAAAAACTCCCCCACAATTATCATTAGGCGAGACGCAGAAGAGGAAGCTTCTAGTCATGGGGGAGCATGGAAGATAGCTTATGCTGACTTCATGACAGCCATGATGACATTTTTCCTTCTCATGTGGCTTTTGAGTATTACTACTGATGAGCAACGACATGGGATTGCCAAGTTTTTTAACCCAATGGCAGATAAAATGGGCGCGCCTTCTGCCTTTATTCATGCATCACCCAAAGCATCTCCTGTTCCTTCCAAAAATTCAGCTCCTATAATACCTAATGAAAGCAAGGATGCTGTCAGTCCAGAAGCAGGAATGAAAAAGCCAGCTTTAATACCACCTATGATTCTGCCTGAAGAATCAAATGATATTTCTCAGGGTATAAAAGCTCATATTCCTCCTCGTGTTCCAGCAATTATTCCTTTAGGCGGCCCTAAAAGTGGTGGAGCCGAGCATGTAGGACGTATCGGACAAAGTAGTGAAAATTATGAGGGTGAGGCATTTAAAGAAGATAATAATATCAAAGAAAGAATAGCTGGACTAAAAAACTCTCTTCAAAAGGAGCCAAAATTGGCTCCCTTGCAGGATAATCTAACATTTCAAGTAGGATCAGATGAAATCCGCGTCGAAATGAGAGATACCAACCAGAAATCTATGTTTGATAAAGGGGCCGTAGTGCCTAACAAATATGGGGTTTCTCTTTTAACTGAAATTGCAAAATGGCTTTCTACTTTGCCAGAAAATATTTCGATTATTGGTGAAACAGACAGCCAGCCTTATCGTAAAGTTAAAAGGAAAACCGGTATTTTATCAAACTGGACTCTTTCGGAAATACGCGCTGATAAAGCTAGGGAAGTTTTAGTTAAAGCTGGCTATCCAGATCGTAAAATTGTAAGCGTAATAGGACGTGCCGATCGCAATTTAGCTATTCCTGACAAACCTGAATCCCCAGGTAACAGACGGATTGTTCTTGTCATTCATCGTCGAAAACCATTGCCAGTATCTTTTTTATCAACAGAAAAAACTCAGAGTTCTGTTGATTTACAAAATACTCACCCACAATAA
- the motA gene encoding flagellar motor stator protein MotA yields MLFIGGLIFAFVCVFGSFTLSGGALGPLLTSIPFEGLTIIGSSIGIFLMTNSFKTIKTLPRYLMLVFRGPSYGKQNYMDLLALLYRLLRQANMKGFTSLEDHFESPMESSIFDLSPRIKRDARVRNLICDYLRLISMNLDESYQLDEVMSEELKKDLHEDLQMSECIQSIADALPALGIVAAVLGVINTMSAISKPPAILGEMIAGALVGTFLGVLCAYTVAGPLATRMKTVVKLDNHYYNVVRTVLVSFVQGQPPQVCVEIGRKDIPKEFMPAFSEVDSMVSELTR; encoded by the coding sequence ATGCTATTTATAGGCGGACTAATTTTTGCCTTTGTATGTGTTTTTGGATCTTTTACTCTCTCAGGTGGTGCGTTAGGTCCTCTTTTAACCTCAATACCTTTTGAAGGACTAACTATTATTGGTTCTTCTATTGGTATCTTTTTAATGACCAATAGTTTCAAAACTATAAAAACCTTACCTCGTTATCTTATGCTTGTTTTTAGGGGGCCTTCTTATGGTAAGCAGAACTATATGGATCTGCTTGCCTTATTATATCGTCTTTTAAGACAAGCAAACATGAAGGGCTTTACTTCTCTTGAAGACCACTTTGAGAGCCCAATGGAAAGCAGTATCTTTGATCTATCTCCCCGGATCAAAAGAGATGCACGTGTCCGAAATTTAATCTGCGATTATTTGCGTCTTATCAGCATGAATCTGGATGAATCTTATCAACTTGATGAGGTAATGTCTGAGGAATTGAAAAAAGATCTACACGAAGATCTGCAAATGTCAGAGTGTATTCAAAGTATAGCAGATGCTCTTCCAGCTCTAGGTATTGTTGCAGCAGTGTTAGGTGTTATCAATACGATGTCTGCAATTAGCAAGCCTCCTGCTATTTTGGGAGAAATGATTGCCGGTGCTCTTGTAGGAACTTTTTTAGGTGTGCTTTGCGCCTATACTGTTGCAGGACCACTTGCAACACGTATGAAAACGGTAGTAAAATTAGATAATCATTATTATAATGTGGTTAGAACGGTGCTTGTTTCTTTTGTTCAGGGACAGCCACCGCAGGTATGTGTCGAGATAGGTCGTAAAGATATTCCAAAAGAATTTATGCCAGCTTTCTCTGAGGTTGATTCAATGGTTTCGGAATTGACGAGATAG
- a CDS encoding flagellar hook assembly protein FlgD, with product MAISAIDKLQQSTNQAAVSNVPSMSTSVNDGIRGNSSKSAFSSLAKNENQFLTLLTTQLKHQDPTNPTDSKSLTSELAQFTAVEQQVQTNNNLESLITLNESAQLSQSHNIIGKIASVKSNTLPLQSGKGSLSFKASNNQIIAISVADSSGKVVKSAVVHASGNNDTWNWDGKSDDGTQLPDGAYSVAVKTADTAGNSYDMPFLVNGKITGVRKGSDGLYIEMGEAVAPMVDVKTESTPEASEKA from the coding sequence ATGGCTATTTCAGCAATTGATAAATTACAGCAATCAACAAATCAGGCCGCTGTGTCAAATGTTCCGTCTATGTCAACGAGCGTTAATGACGGCATAAGGGGTAATTCATCCAAAAGTGCTTTCTCATCTTTAGCTAAAAATGAGAACCAATTTTTGACCCTTTTAACAACTCAGCTTAAACACCAGGATCCTACTAACCCAACAGATAGTAAATCCTTAACCTCAGAATTAGCTCAGTTTACAGCAGTCGAACAGCAAGTACAAACCAACAATAATTTAGAAAGTTTGATCACACTCAATGAGTCTGCTCAACTATCTCAAAGTCATAATATTATTGGGAAAATAGCTTCTGTTAAAAGCAATACATTACCTCTTCAGTCAGGGAAAGGGTCACTGTCCTTTAAAGCTAGCAACAATCAAATTATTGCTATTTCCGTTGCAGATTCTAGTGGTAAAGTTGTAAAAAGTGCTGTTGTTCATGCATCAGGTAATAATGATACATGGAACTGGGATGGTAAGAGTGATGATGGTACCCAACTGCCAGACGGGGCTTATAGTGTCGCTGTTAAAACAGCAGATACCGCTGGCAATTCCTACGATATGCCATTCCTTGTAAATGGTAAAATCACTGGTGTAAGAAAAGGATCAGATGGTCTTTATATAGAAATGGGTGAAGCTGTTGCCCCCATGGTGGATGTAAAAACTGAAAGCACTCCAGAGGCTTCTGAGAAGGCTTAA
- a CDS encoding flagellar biosynthesis regulator FlaF, producing the protein MYQNRALKAYQTSISSALTDREADAQCFRRLIIELKNAEHSISVAERNKALSKNQRLWSLIQKANALDSGTIPNDDRLLFARLADQAQKYGIKAILDPDLPITPLIEMAQNVLDGLTGTTNENNGFYTGF; encoded by the coding sequence ATGTATCAAAATCGCGCTTTAAAAGCTTATCAAACATCTATTAGCTCAGCCTTGACCGACAGAGAGGCTGATGCCCAATGTTTCCGTCGGTTAATTATTGAGCTTAAAAATGCTGAACACTCGATCAGTGTTGCAGAACGTAACAAAGCTCTTTCAAAGAATCAGCGACTCTGGTCATTAATTCAGAAAGCTAATGCTCTTGATTCAGGTACGATACCAAATGACGATAGGCTTCTTTTCGCCAGGTTAGCAGATCAAGCGCAAAAATATGGTATCAAAGCAATATTAGATCCTGATTTACCGATAACGCCTCTAATAGAAATGGCGCAAAATGTCCTTGACGGCCTTACTGGTACAACAAATGAAAATAACGGTTTTTACACAGGATTCTAG
- a CDS encoding flagellar hook-basal body complex protein: MAGVFNALTTAVSGINAQADAFINLSNNIANSQTTGYKADTTSFQDHVSGSGIAGKATSNTVSATTVQHVDNDGDSANSTNSMAMKLSGNGMFVVSKPSGSASANEVVFSSQKYYTRNGDFTIDKNGYIVNTSGYYLDGFSVDDNGVLTNSLGPLRIHNVEFHPTQTHTVTQQAVVGKVPTDMANYKPEDAQTYTTPSTTVYDSNHNPHNIAAKWTQSESNPLVWNVSVYDADGKGSIETNQYQVTFDPKGSLASIVDGATGEAVGSSVAGAPAEIPIHAKYGNNETLDMTLSLGTIGGKSGTVMATGDNVPSQSQAAPAAIDTAAKKIEMGKTVLGTSTGSNQSYMTSPVAAEGDQSFALKWTQTSSSPPTWSVQGVDPFNPDAAGDVHTVVFDSKGQVTSFDGSDDLGNASITFNGASYSLDVGSASLTTATSMSGDRTALTNDSVTSGKYKNASITTDGSIMAVFDNGYSQLIGKIPVASFNNRNALQAIDGQAYLATADSGTPQLGYIGENGGTALNTGMVEASTTDLTSDLSALIVAQEAYSANTKVITTADTLLQQTIAMKQ; this comes from the coding sequence ATGGCTGGTGTTTTTAATGCACTCACGACCGCTGTTAGTGGCATTAACGCCCAGGCTGATGCCTTTATAAATTTGAGTAACAATATAGCAAATAGCCAAACTACAGGGTATAAAGCGGACACAACATCTTTCCAGGACCACGTTTCTGGTAGTGGAATTGCAGGGAAAGCTACTTCGAATACTGTTTCCGCAACTACCGTTCAGCATGTAGATAATGACGGGGATTCCGCTAACAGTACTAATTCCATGGCAATGAAGCTCAGTGGCAACGGCATGTTTGTTGTTTCTAAGCCTTCTGGCTCTGCCAGTGCCAATGAAGTGGTCTTTTCTAGCCAAAAATACTATACTCGTAACGGTGATTTTACGATCGACAAAAATGGTTACATAGTTAACACGTCTGGATATTATCTTGACGGTTTTTCTGTTGATGACAATGGCGTCCTAACTAATTCTTTAGGGCCACTACGTATTCATAACGTCGAATTCCATCCGACACAAACACATACGGTTACGCAGCAGGCTGTTGTCGGTAAAGTTCCTACCGATATGGCTAATTACAAGCCAGAAGACGCACAAACTTACACGACACCATCAACTACCGTCTATGATAGCAATCATAATCCTCACAATATTGCAGCAAAATGGACACAAAGTGAGAGCAATCCATTAGTTTGGAATGTCAGTGTTTACGATGCTGATGGTAAAGGGTCTATTGAGACCAACCAATATCAGGTGACTTTTGACCCAAAAGGTTCGCTAGCTTCGATTGTTGATGGTGCAACGGGTGAAGCTGTAGGCTCATCAGTCGCTGGTGCTCCGGCAGAGATTCCCATTCATGCAAAATACGGGAATAATGAAACTCTGGACATGACTCTTTCCTTAGGAACGATTGGCGGAAAGAGTGGAACAGTTATGGCCACAGGGGACAATGTTCCTTCCCAGTCTCAGGCTGCTCCTGCTGCGATTGATACTGCTGCCAAAAAAATCGAGATGGGGAAAACAGTCCTAGGCACCTCGACAGGTAGCAATCAAAGTTACATGACATCGCCTGTAGCTGCAGAAGGTGATCAGTCCTTTGCACTTAAATGGACGCAAACATCTTCTTCTCCTCCTACCTGGTCTGTTCAGGGTGTAGATCCGTTTAATCCTGATGCTGCTGGTGATGTGCATACTGTCGTTTTTGATAGTAAAGGTCAGGTTACGAGCTTTGACGGAAGTGATGATCTCGGCAATGCATCTATTACCTTTAATGGTGCATCTTACTCCCTGGATGTAGGTAGCGCGTCTCTAACAACGGCTACATCCATGTCAGGCGATAGAACAGCTCTTACAAATGATAGTGTAACATCCGGAAAATATAAAAACGCATCTATCACAACGGATGGGTCAATTATGGCCGTTTTTGATAATGGATATTCGCAATTAATTGGTAAGATTCCTGTTGCTTCTTTCAATAACCGTAATGCTTTACAGGCAATTGATGGACAGGCTTATTTAGCAACAGCGGACTCTGGGACACCACAGTTAGGTTATATCGGTGAAAATGGTGGCACAGCCCTGAATACTGGTATGGTAGAGGCATCGACAACCGATCTTACAAGTGATCTTTCTGCTCTCATAGTGGCCCAAGAAGCTTATAGTGCGAATACGAAAGTGATCACAACTGCAGACACATTATTGCAGCAAACAATTGCGATGAAGCAGTAA
- a CDS encoding EscU/YscU/HrcU family type III secretion system export apparatus switch protein: MAEEGGGGGEKSQAPTPHKIQKAREEGNVAQSREILLLVSLGTFLLIFVLTIADATKQFLVSMQQLISQFWTIQDDPVSIYRLARQALNNGLAIAIPFMVVGAATVIFFGMLQTGFLFRPQALKIDPKRLSPLKGIKRIFSLNNIIELLKNIFKFSAFALVLYGVAYKAIDISPQTERWTSFQLIRQVGNWFVYATSLILLVQCVITVLDEVWSRYRHFSKLKMSLQEVKDELKQTEGDPAIKSRIRQIRVRRSRQRMMNSVKESTVIIVNPTHYSVALRYDSSSGTAPQLVAKGVDDLAFRIRDVAKEAKVPIISNPPLARALYKLPLETEIPEEFWKPVAAIIAYIIKLKTPGSRSGTN; this comes from the coding sequence ATGGCTGAAGAAGGCGGTGGAGGTGGTGAGAAATCTCAGGCACCGACCCCACATAAAATACAGAAAGCTCGTGAGGAAGGGAATGTCGCACAATCTAGAGAAATTTTATTATTAGTATCATTAGGAACTTTTCTTCTTATATTTGTTTTGACAATTGCAGATGCAACGAAACAGTTTCTTGTTTCAATGCAACAACTTATTTCACAGTTCTGGACTATACAAGACGATCCCGTCAGTATATATCGCCTCGCACGGCAAGCGCTAAATAACGGACTTGCAATTGCAATCCCTTTTATGGTCGTTGGTGCTGCTACTGTAATATTTTTCGGTATGTTACAAACGGGTTTTTTGTTTAGACCTCAAGCCCTCAAAATAGATCCAAAGCGTTTATCTCCTTTAAAAGGAATTAAACGTATATTCAGCCTGAATAATATTATCGAGTTACTTAAAAATATATTTAAATTTTCTGCTTTTGCACTAGTTCTTTATGGTGTTGCTTATAAAGCAATTGACATATCACCACAGACAGAACGTTGGACATCTTTTCAACTGATACGCCAAGTAGGTAATTGGTTTGTTTATGCTACATCCCTTATTTTGCTTGTTCAATGTGTCATTACCGTACTGGATGAAGTTTGGTCGAGATACAGACATTTTTCTAAGTTGAAGATGAGTCTGCAAGAAGTTAAAGACGAATTAAAACAAACAGAGGGTGATCCAGCAATAAAATCGAGGATTAGGCAAATAAGAGTAAGAAGATCCAGACAAAGAATGATGAATTCTGTTAAGGAATCTACAGTTATTATTGTAAACCCAACTCACTATTCTGTAGCACTTCGTTATGACAGTTCTTCAGGAACAGCGCCGCAGCTTGTCGCTAAAGGAGTTGATGATTTAGCATTTCGTATCAGAGACGTTGCTAAAGAAGCGAAAGTACCTATTATTTCCAATCCACCCTTAGCGCGTGCTCTTTATAAACTCCCACTCGAAACAGAAATACCAGAGGAGTTTTGGAAGCCAGTAGCAGCGATTATAGCCTATATCATCAAACTAAAAACACCTGGGTCACGTTCAGGAACAAATTAG
- a CDS encoding flagellar biosynthetic protein FliR, which yields MSSFSDFFGSPNLGDPNGSIAVLVGTFLIVLCRVSAIVMTSPGIGEASSPMRIRAGLALAVTVTLLPVVQDSLIAVSGEALRMPSMAVAIVAEELLCGIFIGSLARLIGFSLIIAGQMISLFTGLASIIQSDAELGASSTAIAHLMNMLFPVLFFVTGLYILPLMAISGSYTLFPAGHITGLMVGDMAMSVTKTVSETFRIAMQLASPFVLVGTLWPAMLGVLNRLMPAIQVYAIAMPAQILGGIFLLALLIQVITGTWVERIEGLLIGLPGIVSSVPKVP from the coding sequence TTGTCCTCATTCTCTGATTTCTTTGGTTCGCCGAATCTGGGAGATCCTAACGGCTCAATAGCTGTTCTTGTCGGTACGTTTCTAATTGTTTTATGTCGTGTCAGTGCTATTGTCATGACATCCCCTGGCATAGGGGAGGCATCTTCTCCTATGCGTATTCGGGCAGGTTTAGCACTAGCTGTGACTGTGACGCTTTTGCCTGTAGTTCAAGATAGCCTCATCGCCGTATCGGGTGAGGCCTTACGTATGCCTTCTATGGCGGTAGCTATAGTTGCTGAAGAATTATTATGTGGCATCTTTATTGGCTCACTTGCTCGTCTTATTGGATTTTCTTTAATTATAGCTGGCCAGATGATTTCTTTATTCACTGGACTGGCAAGTATTATTCAGAGTGATGCTGAATTAGGAGCTTCTAGCACTGCTATCGCACATTTAATGAATATGTTGTTTCCGGTTTTATTTTTTGTGACAGGTTTATATATATTGCCGCTTATGGCTATTTCGGGTTCTTATACACTTTTTCCGGCAGGTCATATCACTGGCTTGATGGTCGGAGATATGGCTATGAGTGTAACAAAGACGGTCTCAGAGACTTTTCGGATTGCCATGCAATTGGCATCCCCGTTCGTTTTAGTGGGTACATTATGGCCAGCTATGCTTGGTGTTCTTAATAGATTAATGCCTGCTATACAAGTTTATGCTATAGCCATGCCTGCTCAAATATTAGGCGGAATATTTTTGTTAGCGCTCCTTATTCAAGTAATAACAGGTACTTGGGTTGAGAGAATAGAAGGATTGCTAATAGGTTTGCCCGGTATAGTGTCGTCTGTTCCTAAAGTACCTTAA
- a CDS encoding flagellar biosynthetic protein FliQ codes for MHSTVDIQEVLRQTLIVAVKLGAPSLLASLFAGLCVSLFQAMTQVNEATLSFVPKFTAAMLTLIFTASFMSSILHAYAQMIFDQIIRVGGS; via the coding sequence GTGCATAGTACTGTAGACATTCAAGAAGTTCTAAGACAAACGCTTATTGTAGCGGTTAAGTTAGGCGCTCCTTCTTTGCTTGCCTCTCTTTTTGCAGGACTTTGCGTTTCTCTATTTCAAGCTATGACACAAGTTAACGAAGCCACTTTATCTTTTGTCCCAAAATTTACTGCTGCGATGTTAACCTTAATTTTCACAGCATCTTTTATGTCCTCTATCCTTCATGCTTATGCTCAAATGATTTTCGATCAAATTATTAGGGTTGGAGGATCTTAA
- the fliE gene encoding flagellar hook-basal body complex protein FliE, whose product MAITGTSFLSAQGFDAASAYNNAQNLKETVSPKELSSDGDLKTNQSNVNAVTSFSQVLNNAIHGAIDTGKVAETQTAEALSGRGNISDVVASVEEAKLTLQTVTTLRDKFVNAYQEVMRMAV is encoded by the coding sequence ATGGCAATTACCGGAACGTCTTTTCTATCTGCTCAAGGTTTTGATGCTGCTAGTGCTTATAATAATGCGCAAAACCTTAAAGAAACTGTATCTCCCAAAGAACTCAGTTCTGATGGAGACTTAAAAACGAACCAAAGTAATGTTAATGCCGTGACTAGTTTTAGTCAGGTGCTTAACAATGCTATTCATGGTGCTATTGACACGGGTAAAGTAGCGGAAACCCAGACTGCCGAAGCCCTTTCAGGCAGGGGAAATATTTCTGATGTTGTTGCTTCTGTTGAGGAAGCAAAACTTACACTTCAAACCGTTACAACATTACGAGATAAGTTCGTTAATGCTTATCAAGAAGTAATGCGTATGGCTGTTTAA
- a CDS encoding tetratricopeptide repeat protein, which yields MRKPGRIFSIKDPVSKEKLLIATSAFDDGGILSLRHGDHYDVWPSLEGVVVADHTPTQNIEMRRTENGALLNLGGEILPDIDQAVYANDVDLKWLGLRHLPVKDAETRYHNALLEAADSVPQERFEKRFEAAKAAFNVGDFLNARSIISVALDDDPEEAFRPDIRFFLGAISLLNGDIDEANLLDAQWPENDLRATQLWKGLYYAAIGKNNAEAAHLIANDFQRLLSYPDSLRPLILPMASEQIARYGTLEDMKALDSLPDEDNFSLARALRDLRIGKTDAAEKALTKLFNNQDPIIAEKAREAKISSDFSNNKLKPSEAVKKFSLLLPDARLAKREGIVRILQADAYMRDNQWENALSALDTVKHLTSQKADQRYTPMLHHILTNIARLPENTSHDPNDLNNLILHKAAILRAHLPELPAGPDKGDLLIAYGKMLSTLGLLDEASEVFSLAVPMMNTAVKKAEATNVLATSYLQRGKLDDASHILENSDNTSLPKSETAKRNRIIAQIAISSGKPEVALYLLNGDSDISAANLRAKIYEDRGEWPLAVQNVRQMAENLIPDKGNLTHSQQLLALRLASDASRAKDTATINWLIKKIDNRKFDNDTDHIFNLLVSPK from the coding sequence ATGAGAAAACCTGGTCGAATTTTCTCTATCAAGGACCCTGTCTCTAAAGAAAAATTACTGATCGCTACATCTGCGTTTGACGATGGGGGTATATTATCCTTGCGCCATGGTGACCATTACGATGTATGGCCATCACTTGAAGGTGTAGTTGTTGCTGATCATACTCCAACCCAAAATATAGAAATGCGTCGTACAGAAAATGGGGCTTTACTTAATTTAGGTGGAGAGATCCTACCAGACATTGATCAGGCTGTTTATGCCAATGACGTTGATCTTAAATGGTTGGGGCTAAGACACTTACCTGTAAAAGATGCTGAAACAAGATATCATAATGCGCTATTAGAAGCCGCAGATTCAGTTCCACAAGAACGATTTGAGAAACGCTTTGAAGCGGCAAAAGCTGCCTTTAATGTAGGTGATTTTCTTAATGCTCGTTCTATTATTTCTGTAGCTCTTGACGACGACCCTGAAGAAGCTTTTCGACCAGACATACGGTTCTTTTTGGGTGCAATATCATTGCTCAATGGTGATATAGACGAAGCTAATCTTCTTGACGCCCAGTGGCCGGAAAATGATCTGCGCGCTACACAACTCTGGAAAGGACTCTATTACGCAGCAATAGGCAAAAATAATGCTGAAGCTGCTCATCTTATTGCTAACGATTTCCAGCGTCTTCTGAGTTACCCTGACAGCCTACGACCTCTTATTCTTCCAATGGCCAGTGAGCAAATCGCACGTTATGGAACATTGGAGGATATGAAAGCTCTCGACAGCCTACCCGATGAGGATAATTTTTCTTTGGCACGTGCTTTACGTGATCTTCGGATAGGGAAAACAGATGCAGCCGAAAAGGCTCTGACTAAGTTATTTAACAATCAAGACCCTATTATAGCTGAAAAAGCCCGTGAGGCTAAAATTTCTTCAGATTTCAGCAATAACAAACTAAAACCAAGCGAGGCTGTTAAAAAGTTCTCTTTGCTTTTACCTGATGCACGTCTTGCTAAGCGTGAAGGTATTGTGCGCATATTACAAGCGGATGCTTATATGCGGGATAATCAATGGGAAAATGCACTTTCTGCGCTAGATACTGTAAAGCATCTTACATCTCAGAAAGCAGATCAGCGTTATACACCGATGCTACACCATATTTTGACTAATATTGCACGGTTACCAGAAAATACGTCTCACGACCCTAATGATCTAAATAACTTAATATTGCATAAAGCTGCCATATTAAGGGCTCATCTTCCTGAATTGCCAGCTGGTCCAGACAAGGGAGATCTTTTAATAGCTTATGGAAAAATGCTTTCCACACTAGGTTTACTGGACGAGGCTTCAGAAGTATTCTCTTTGGCCGTCCCCATGATGAATACAGCTGTAAAAAAAGCTGAAGCAACGAACGTACTGGCCACCTCTTATTTACAAAGAGGAAAATTAGATGATGCTTCACATATTTTAGAAAATTCAGATAATACTTCTTTGCCAAAGTCAGAGACCGCAAAAAGAAACCGTATTATAGCACAAATCGCCATATCTTCTGGAAAACCAGAAGTAGCTCTCTACCTTTTAAATGGTGATAGTGATATTTCTGCGGCTAACTTACGTGCTAAAATTTATGAAGACCGCGGTGAATGGCCTCTTGCAGTGCAGAATGTTCGCCAAATGGCAGAGAATTTAATTCCTGATAAGGGCAATTTGACACACAGCCAACAATTACTGGCACTACGCCTTGCTTCCGATGCTTCACGAGCCAAAGACACAGCAACAATAAACTGGCTTATAAAAAAGATCGACAATAGGAAATTCGACAACGATACTGATCATATATTTAATCTTCTCGTGTCACCTAAATAA
- a CDS encoding flagellar basal body rod protein FlgB gives MSNITNPITQNGSGTDLLHLAERRMSWLQRRESVLAGNVANANTPDYKPKDITSFQDLLSTHHPVTLTRTHPNHLGEGEDTVRSYKTGTLASLNGNQVSLEDELVKIAATNDQHRFATTVYGRYMSMYSMALGSSSST, from the coding sequence ATGTCCAACATAACTAATCCAATAACCCAAAATGGTAGCGGTACAGATCTTTTGCATCTAGCAGAAAGACGTATGAGCTGGTTACAGAGACGTGAATCAGTATTAGCCGGCAATGTTGCTAATGCTAATACACCGGACTATAAGCCGAAAGACATTACATCTTTTCAGGACCTCCTAAGTACGCACCATCCGGTCACTCTTACTCGGACACACCCTAATCATCTCGGGGAAGGCGAAGACACAGTACGTTCTTATAAAACTGGAACATTAGCATCTTTAAATGGTAATCAAGTGTCTCTAGAAGACGAGCTTGTTAAAATTGCTGCAACAAATGACCAACATCGTTTTGCAACAACTGTTTATGGTCGTTATATGAGTATGTACAGTATGGCCTTGGGCAGCTCCAGCAGCACCTGA
- the flgC gene encoding flagellar basal body rod protein FlgC, which yields MDFSNIIGISASGMQSQAARLRIAAENLANSDTTGSAPGADPYRRKTITFKEELDRKSGVSSVKVKEIGYDKSDFQMHYDPAHPAANAQGYVKMPNVNPMIEIMDSHDAQHAYEANLNTMQISRSMLTRAINIMKG from the coding sequence ATGGATTTTTCTAACATCATAGGTATTTCTGCTAGCGGTATGCAATCACAAGCTGCGAGACTACGTATTGCAGCTGAAAATCTGGCAAATTCTGACACGACGGGATCAGCACCTGGGGCAGATCCTTACCGACGCAAAACAATTACTTTTAAGGAAGAACTCGACCGCAAAAGTGGCGTTTCGAGTGTGAAAGTCAAAGAAATTGGGTATGATAAATCCGACTTTCAAATGCATTACGATCCTGCACACCCAGCTGCGAATGCACAGGGTTATGTCAAAATGCCCAATGTTAATCCCATGATAGAAATCATGGACTCTCATGATGCGCAACATGCTTATGAGGCTAACCTTAACACCATGCAAATTAGTCGTTCTATGCTGACACGAGCAATCAATATAATGAAAGGATAG